Below is a window of Sulfurisphaera ohwakuensis DNA.
TGTTAGTGGAGAATATAGTATGATTAAAGCAGCAGCCTTAAATGGATGGATAGATGAAAAAACAGCTGTTTTGGAAATAACTACTGCAATAAAAAGAGCTGGTGCAGATTTAATTATAACGTATTATGCTAAAGACATAGCTAATTGGATAAAAGAAGGTGTACCTTTTTGAGCGAAAATCTTTGGAAGAAAGCCTTAGAATTATTTGCTGGAGGAGTAAATAGCCCTGTAAGAGCTGCCGTTAAACCATACCCCTTTTATGTTGAAAAAAGTGAGGGAGCATTCCTTTATACGATAGATGGACAAAGACTCATAGATTATGTTCTAGGATATGGCCCACTAATATTAGGTCATGCACATCCATATGTTAAAAAGAAGATAATAGAACAAATAGAGAAAGGCTGGTTATACGGAACTCCTAGTAAAAAGGAAATTGAATTAGCTGAAAAAATAAGATCTCATATACCATCTGCTGAAAAGATTAGATTTGTTAACAGTGGTACTGAAGCAACAATGTTAGCAATACGCTTAGCTAGAGGATATACAAAAAGAGAAAAAATATTAAAATTTGACGGAAATTATCACGGAGCTCACGATTACGCTTTAATAAATGCTGGTAGTGCTGTATCAGAGTTCAATGTTATTATATCTTCAGGCATTCCAACTTCGATAATTAATACTGTAATAGTGTGTAAATATAATGACCTTGACTGCGTAGAAAAACACCTTAGAACTGAGGAAATAGCTGGAGTTATAGTTGAACCAGTAATGGGAAATATGGGAGTGATTTTACCAGAGCAAGACTTTCTTAATGGATTAAGAGAACTTACGAAAACATATAATTCTGTACTTATATTCGATGAAGTAATAACTGGTTTTAGATTAGGACTTAGTG
It encodes the following:
- the hemL gene encoding glutamate-1-semialdehyde 2,1-aminomutase; the encoded protein is MSENLWKKALELFAGGVNSPVRAAVKPYPFYVEKSEGAFLYTIDGQRLIDYVLGYGPLILGHAHPYVKKKIIEQIEKGWLYGTPSKKEIELAEKIRSHIPSAEKIRFVNSGTEATMLAIRLARGYTKREKILKFDGNYHGAHDYALINAGSAVSEFNVIISSGIPTSIINTVIVCKYNDLDCVEKHLRTEEIAGVIVEPVMGNMGVILPEQDFLNGLRELTKTYNSVLIFDEVITGFRLGLSGAQGYFKVIPDLTTLGKIIGGGLPIGAVTGKKEIMSNLTPEGNVFNAGTFNANPLTMAAGIATIEVLETTNAYDIANKASKEIAEELDNSLSKKNFKYTINRIQSMFQFFIGISKVTNADDARLANKHLYVKIHEKLLKLGVFIPPSQFETIFTSSSHSDEIVNLTIEAIHKVVSEI